DNA from Capillibacterium thermochitinicola:
GTTTGTGCTCTATCGGGATGCGCGCGCCCGGGATTACACCTGGTTTATGTGGACTTTTACTCCCATAATTGCCGTCTTTACCGCCGGTTTTACCGGTTCCATCATGACTTTGCTCCTTATTTTAGTTCTGTACCGGCTCACACGGCCCAAAGGGGATCTATTGAAGTGTCCCCACTGCGGTAAAAAGATCCATAATGTATTGGCTTTCTGTCCCTATTGCCGTCAATCGGTCAAGCGCGAGTGTCTGCGGTGCCATGATACGGTGGACTGGGATGCGGAACGTTGCCCCCATTGCGGGTCAATGAATTTAACTAAATTCTAAAGACGTAAAAAAAAACAGCTGCCGCCAAGGCGGCTGTTTGTGTTTAAAGAATTAATATCCGGGAATATCGTCAGACCAAAAGAAGCGGAATTTTACCCCGTGGTCATTTTGTATAGATTAAGTGTGGAAAGGGGAGGGTTACAATTAACTTTGAAATTTTAGTTCGTTTGACGGTGGCTACGCTCCTCGGTTCGATTATTGGTTGGGAGCGGGAAAAACACGGTCGTCCGGCCGGCTTACGGACCCACATTTTAGTTGCCCTGGGTTCCTGCCTCATGATGCTCATTTCAATCTATGGTTTTCCGGGGATGGCCGAGTGGGATCCGGCCCGGTTGGCTGCCCAGGTGGTTAGTGGGATTGGTTTTCTGGGGGCCGGAACAATTTTGCGGGACGGGACCAGCATCCGGGGCTTGACGACGGCGGCCAGCCTTTGGGT
Protein-coding regions in this window:
- a CDS encoding zinc ribbon domain-containing protein gives rise to the protein MDTTAIVLFIIKLVLTGGLMFVLYRDARARDYTWFMWTFTPIIAVFTAGFTGSIMTLLLILVLYRLTRPKGDLLKCPHCGKKIHNVLAFCPYCRQSVKRECLRCHDTVDWDAERCPHCGSMNLTKF